One window of Perca flavescens isolate YP-PL-M2 chromosome 6, PFLA_1.0, whole genome shotgun sequence genomic DNA carries:
- the hspb6 gene encoding heat shock protein beta-6 produces the protein MDFFLPPNLPDGGIPWEKVLPPLIPRLNGTYGQYNWSPKLLMPETDNTSSAEVNCDNSGFTVKVDVKHFNPEDLMVKVTGDFVEVQGKHEEKKKDGPGVTTRQFNRRYRIPKGVDTMALESAVSPDGILIISAPMLQTEDSRILTK, from the exons ATGGACTTCTTCCTGCCACCCAATCTGCCAGATGGTGGTATCCCATGGGAGAAGGTTTTACCACCTCTTATTCCTCGGCTCAATGGGACTTATGGACAATATAATTGGTCTCCGAAATTACTAATGCCAGAGACTGATAATACCAGCTCCGCAGAG GTTAACTGTGACAACAGTGGTTTTACAGTTAAAGTTGATGTAAAGCACTTCAACCCAGAGGACCTAATGGTCAAAGTAACAGGAGACTTTGTGGAAGTGCAAGGAAagcatgaagaaaaaaag AAGGATGGTCCAGGGGTTACAACACGGCAGTTTAACCGCCGCTACCGAATCCCAAAGGGAGTGGACACCATGGCTTTGGAGTCAGCGGTCTCTCCAGATGGCATCCTTATCATATCTGCACCGATGCTGCAAACCGAGGACTCCAGAATCCTGACCAAATAA